The following are encoded together in the Mesoterricola sediminis genome:
- a CDS encoding MarR family winged helix-turn-helix transcriptional regulator, giving the protein MPTESAVETQHELVQACMQDLRLVVKALETYSRSVERRFGLTGPQLWALWELGRSGPCALKDLAARMKLDPSTVVGVVDRLVLKGLVVRNPDPADRRRVSLVPTPRGEALLIAAPHPAQGHLLAGLEALEREQVETLRGALRTLVQVMQAEDLEAPFFFA; this is encoded by the coding sequence ATGCCCACGGAATCCGCCGTCGAAACCCAGCACGAGCTCGTCCAGGCCTGCATGCAGGACCTCCGCCTGGTCGTTAAGGCCCTGGAGACCTACTCCCGGTCCGTGGAGCGCCGCTTCGGGCTCACCGGTCCCCAGCTCTGGGCCCTGTGGGAGCTGGGCCGGAGCGGCCCCTGCGCCCTGAAGGACCTGGCCGCCCGCATGAAGCTGGACCCCAGCACCGTCGTGGGCGTGGTGGACCGCCTCGTCCTCAAGGGCCTGGTGGTCCGGAACCCGGATCCCGCCGACCGGCGACGGGTGTCCCTGGTCCCCACCCCCCGGGGCGAGGCCCTCCTCATCGCCGCGCCCCATCCGGCCCAGGGCCACCTCCTGGCCGGCCTGGAGGCCCTGGAGCGGGAGCAGGTGGAGACCCTCCGCGGGGCCCTGCGCACCCTCGTCCAGGTGATGCAGGCCGAGGACCTGGAGGCGCCGTTCTTCTTCGCCTAG
- a CDS encoding GxxExxY protein — MKRGGAEDLAEGRGGKRSWNLPLDIEWRGLVVERAYRLDLLVDDLVVVEAKAEWRGLDPFSASLSEILRASAFQ; from the coding sequence ATGAAACGCGGAGGCGCGGAGGATCTCGCAGAGGGTCGCGGAGGAAAGCGCTCCTGGAACCTGCCCCTGGATATCGAGTGGAGGGGGCTTGTGGTTGAGCGGGCCTACCGGCTGGATTTGCTGGTTGACGACCTCGTGGTCGTGGAGGCTAAGGCGGAATGGAGAGGGCTTGATCCTTTCTCCGCGAGCCTCAGCGAGATCCTCCGCGCCTCCGCGTTCCAATAG
- a CDS encoding ABC transporter ATP-binding protein, with amino-acid sequence MITLAGVSKAFHPGTPAEHWALRDVDLALEPGQVTVLTGPSGAGKTTLLLLAGCLARPTSGRVLFRGEPISHLGERFLAETRNRHIGFVFQQFNLLPGRSALQNVLLPAVPLGTPWRARLDRAQGLLETLQVGHRAHAEASRLSSGEQQRVAIARALMNDPEILLADEPTANLDAAAAERFVDLLARLHTRGRTLLLSSHDPRLVASGVAHRTLRLADGRLEEA; translated from the coding sequence ATGATCACCCTCGCCGGCGTCAGCAAAGCCTTCCATCCGGGCACCCCGGCGGAACACTGGGCCCTCCGGGACGTGGACCTGGCCCTGGAGCCCGGCCAGGTGACCGTGCTCACCGGCCCCAGCGGCGCGGGGAAGACCACCCTCCTGCTCTTGGCGGGCTGCCTGGCCAGGCCCACCTCCGGCCGGGTGCTTTTCCGGGGCGAGCCCATCTCCCACCTGGGCGAGCGCTTCCTGGCGGAGACCCGGAACCGGCACATCGGCTTCGTATTCCAGCAGTTCAACCTCCTCCCCGGCCGGTCGGCCCTCCAGAACGTCCTGCTTCCGGCCGTGCCCCTGGGCACCCCCTGGCGGGCCCGCCTGGACCGGGCCCAGGGCCTCCTGGAGACCCTGCAGGTGGGTCACCGGGCCCACGCCGAGGCCTCCCGCCTCTCCTCGGGGGAGCAGCAGCGGGTGGCCATCGCCCGGGCCCTCATGAACGACCCGGAGATCCTCCTGGCCGACGAGCCCACCGCCAACTTGGACGCCGCGGCGGCGGAGCGCTTCGTGGACCTCCTCGCCCGCCTCCACACCCGGGGCCGGACCCTCCTCCTCTCCAGCCACGACCCCCGGCTCGTGGCGAGCGGCGTCGCACACCGCACCCTCCGGCTCGCGGACGGGCGCCTGGAGGAGGCCTGA
- a CDS encoding Spy/CpxP family protein refolding chaperone, which yields MFHHPIHPGRILLGGLILALALPVAAQGWGGRRGACGGPQGACAQLPNLSPEQQAAFKKLADQHQASLDAKHKALQEARQALHTALRDGKTPLRALVDRESQAHLALLEEQRALHLERERLLTPEQKAAWDAAAAAGPGPGRGRGQGRGQGLRGTGDCPLR from the coding sequence ATGTTCCATCACCCCATTCATCCGGGCCGCATCCTGCTGGGCGGCCTCATCCTCGCCCTCGCCCTGCCCGTCGCGGCCCAGGGCTGGGGGGGGCGCCGGGGCGCCTGTGGCGGTCCCCAGGGCGCCTGCGCCCAGCTGCCCAACCTGAGCCCCGAGCAGCAGGCGGCCTTCAAGAAGCTGGCCGACCAGCACCAGGCCAGCCTCGACGCCAAGCACAAGGCCCTCCAGGAGGCCCGCCAGGCCCTCCACACGGCCCTGCGCGACGGGAAGACCCCCCTGCGCGCCCTGGTGGACCGGGAGAGCCAGGCCCACCTCGCCCTCCTGGAGGAACAGCGGGCCCTCCACCTGGAACGGGAGCGGCTGCTCACCCCCGAGCAGAAAGCCGCCTGGGACGCGGCCGCTGCGGCGGGTCCCGGGCCGGGGCGGGGCCGGGGGCAGGGGCGCGGCCAGGGCCTCCGCGGCACCGGCGACTGCCCGCTCCGTTGA
- a CDS encoding ABC transporter permease: MPPWIERHLGFLDLARTSLARRWGRTAVLLTVQALLVFLVGSLLLLAAALRQEAAAALAGAPELILQRRLAGAPAPVPPDYLASVGPLRGLASAEGRLWGHLADPGTGATLTVRVPGTPLAPGTVQVGPTLAALRGWRAGDRIALRDASGEPRVFQVAGLLPEAAALANGDLVFMGEADFRTFFRYPEGHWTDLALAAGNPREARTLATKLTRLLPDARVVLREDLIRAYGAVLDWRQGLALAALGGALLAFAILAWDRASGLSAEERRELAVLRALGWDPGHLIALKAWEGALGSLAAFAVGYVGAHVHVFHAGGRLLEPVLRGWSPLPPRLALIPADTGPVVLLLLVLTVAPAAAAALLPTWRAAASEPAEGMQP, from the coding sequence ATGCCACCCTGGATTGAACGCCACCTCGGCTTCCTGGACCTTGCCCGGACCTCCCTCGCCCGCCGCTGGGGCCGCACCGCCGTCCTCCTCACGGTGCAGGCCCTGCTGGTCTTCCTGGTGGGATCCCTCCTGCTCCTGGCCGCCGCCCTCCGCCAGGAGGCCGCCGCCGCGCTGGCGGGGGCCCCGGAGCTCATCCTGCAACGGCGCCTGGCCGGGGCGCCGGCGCCCGTGCCCCCGGACTACCTGGCGTCGGTCGGCCCCCTGCGCGGCCTGGCGTCCGCCGAAGGCCGCCTCTGGGGGCACCTGGCCGACCCGGGCACCGGCGCCACCCTCACTGTGCGGGTGCCCGGGACGCCCCTGGCCCCCGGCACCGTCCAGGTGGGGCCCACCCTCGCCGCCCTCCGCGGGTGGCGGGCCGGGGACCGGATCGCCCTGCGGGACGCCAGCGGCGAGCCCCGCGTGTTCCAGGTGGCCGGCCTGCTGCCGGAGGCCGCGGCCCTGGCCAACGGCGACCTGGTCTTCATGGGCGAGGCGGATTTCCGGACCTTCTTCCGCTACCCCGAGGGGCACTGGACGGACCTGGCCCTCGCCGCGGGCAACCCCCGGGAAGCCCGCACCCTCGCCACCAAGCTGACCCGCCTCCTCCCCGACGCCCGGGTGGTCCTCCGGGAGGATCTGATCCGGGCCTACGGCGCCGTCCTGGATTGGCGCCAGGGCCTGGCCCTGGCCGCCCTGGGGGGCGCCCTCCTGGCCTTCGCCATCCTCGCCTGGGACCGGGCCTCGGGCCTGTCCGCCGAGGAGCGCCGGGAACTGGCGGTCCTGCGGGCCCTGGGCTGGGACCCCGGCCACCTCATCGCCCTCAAGGCCTGGGAGGGCGCGCTGGGGTCCCTGGCCGCCTTCGCCGTCGGGTACGTCGGGGCCCACGTCCATGTCTTCCATGCCGGAGGCCGCCTGCTGGAACCGGTCCTCCGGGGCTGGAGCCCCCTGCCCCCGCGCCTGGCGCTGATCCCCGCCGACACGGGCCCCGTCGTCCTCCTGCTCCTGGTGCTCACGGTGGCGCCCGCCGCCGCCGCGGCCCTCCTCCCCACCTGGCGCGCGGCCGCTTCCGAGCCGGCCGAGGGGATGCAGCCATGA
- a CDS encoding SCO family protein — protein MPIPRPHPLLPAAGLLLVLAACGDPALPPGGDFTLQAPEGALDTRTLRGSALLVCFGYAACPDPVQAHVRACAQALQRLPADQRARVRLLLVSSDPWRDTPARMGAYAALLDPAVTGLTGAPEVVAAVERAFGAPAVRGPAGPDGGYDVTHSRRIHVVDPRGRLAAVLPANAGPDRVLSALRRVL, from the coding sequence ATGCCGATACCCCGCCCCCATCCCCTCCTCCCCGCCGCCGGGCTCCTCCTGGTGCTGGCCGCCTGCGGGGACCCGGCCCTGCCCCCCGGCGGGGACTTCACCCTGCAGGCCCCGGAGGGCGCCCTCGACACCCGGACGCTGCGCGGCTCGGCGCTCCTCGTGTGTTTCGGCTACGCCGCCTGCCCGGATCCGGTCCAGGCCCATGTGCGGGCCTGCGCCCAGGCCCTCCAGCGGTTGCCGGCCGACCAGCGCGCCCGGGTCCGGCTGCTCCTGGTGAGCAGCGATCCCTGGCGGGACACCCCGGCCCGCATGGGGGCCTACGCCGCCCTCCTGGATCCGGCCGTCACGGGCCTCACGGGCGCCCCCGAGGTGGTGGCCGCGGTGGAGCGGGCCTTCGGGGCCCCGGCGGTCCGGGGTCCGGCGGGCCCCGACGGCGGCTACGACGTGACCCACAGCCGGCGCATCCACGTGGTGGATCCCCGGGGGCGCCTCGCCGCCGTGCTGCCCGCCAACGCGGGGCCTGACCGGGTGCTCTCGGCCCTCCGGCGGGTCCTGTGA
- a CDS encoding nitrous oxide reductase accessory protein NosL codes for MRRLAAFVASAVLLADPGPPPVGPKAACPVCGMRVTPHGAWVASLTWQDGSASHFDGAKDLFKFLAAPARYLPGRKREAVAALHVREYYGLKPIRAEAAWYVVGSDTLGPMGHELVPLATEADAREFLRDHGGRRILRFPQVDAAVLAGLDAGRF; via the coding sequence ATGAGGCGCCTCGCCGCCTTCGTCGCCAGCGCCGTGCTCCTGGCGGACCCCGGGCCGCCCCCCGTGGGACCCAAGGCCGCCTGCCCCGTCTGCGGCATGCGGGTCACCCCGCACGGGGCCTGGGTGGCGTCCCTCACCTGGCAGGACGGCAGCGCCTCCCACTTCGATGGCGCCAAGGACCTGTTCAAGTTCCTCGCCGCTCCCGCCCGGTACCTCCCCGGCCGGAAGCGGGAGGCCGTGGCCGCCCTCCACGTGCGGGAGTACTACGGCCTGAAGCCCATCCGCGCCGAGGCGGCCTGGTACGTCGTGGGCTCCGACACCCTCGGGCCCATGGGCCACGAACTCGTGCCCCTGGCGACGGAGGCCGACGCCCGCGAGTTCCTCCGGGACCACGGCGGCCGCCGCATCCTCCGCTTCCCCCAGGTCGACGCCGCGGTCCTGGCGGGGCTGGACGCCGGAAGGTTCTGA
- a CDS encoding nitrous oxide reductase accessory protein NosL: MRSLAILALLALPLTAQTPSAPPAAAAPADDLARHPRCGFCGMDRTRFSATRMLVVYADGHTEGTCSLHCAALGLALNLDREPARLWVGDQGAGTDPRPLLDAEQATFLLGSRLPGVMTAVSKAAFASRDAALRAQAAQGGELATFEQALQAAYADMAKDVARIRKMRAERKRHAQPAAKP, translated from the coding sequence ATGCGCTCCCTCGCCATCCTCGCCTTGTTGGCCCTTCCCTTGACCGCCCAGACCCCCTCGGCCCCGCCCGCCGCCGCGGCCCCCGCCGACGACCTGGCCCGGCACCCCCGCTGCGGGTTCTGCGGCATGGACCGGACGCGCTTCAGCGCCACCCGCATGCTGGTGGTGTACGCGGACGGCCACACCGAAGGCACCTGCTCCCTTCATTGCGCCGCCCTCGGCCTGGCCCTGAACCTGGACCGGGAGCCCGCCCGCCTGTGGGTCGGCGATCAGGGCGCCGGCACGGACCCCCGGCCCCTCCTGGACGCGGAGCAGGCCACCTTCCTCCTGGGCAGCCGCTTACCCGGCGTCATGACCGCCGTGAGCAAGGCGGCCTTCGCCTCCCGGGACGCGGCCCTCCGGGCCCAGGCGGCCCAGGGTGGGGAGCTGGCGACCTTCGAGCAGGCCCTCCAGGCCGCCTACGCGGACATGGCCAAGGATGTGGCCCGCATCCGCAAAATGCGGGCGGAGCGCAAGCGCCACGCCCAGCCCGCGGCCAAGCCATGA